Proteins encoded by one window of Syntrophorhabdaceae bacterium:
- the bioB gene encoding biotin synthase BioB yields MNPGIVKFKEKAIEKGIDLTDASDIYAIGQKEPFLVLAYASEIREHFKGRKISLCGIVNAKSGICPENCKFCAQSAHYQTTAPVYPLISAREIVEKGEAALKAGAGYFGIVTSGTRIDDQDEWQEIYEAIAGLKRMGIKPCASLGMLDSERAAGLASAGLFRYHHNLETSRSFFDNICSTHAYDEDIHTVAVARRAGLSVCSGGIIGLGEKMEHRIELALTLKELNVDSVPINILNPIAGTPLEGVTPLTPMEILLTVALFRFILPDKDIKLCGGKEKNLRQLLPLAIVAGSNSLMTGNYLTTTGRDSRDDVEMIEDLGCGISMF; encoded by the coding sequence ATGCAATCGGACAAAAAGAGCCGTTTCTCGTTTTGGCCTACGCATCGGAGATACGAGAGCATTTTAAGGGAAGAAAGATTAGCCTTTGCGGCATCGTTAATGCCAAATCGGGCATATGTCCTGAGAATTGTAAGTTTTGCGCACAGTCGGCTCACTATCAGACGACGGCACCGGTCTATCCGCTGATATCGGCCAGGGAGATTGTGGAGAAAGGGGAGGCGGCCCTTAAAGCGGGCGCGGGCTATTTCGGCATTGTCACGAGCGGTACCCGTATCGACGACCAAGACGAATGGCAAGAAATATATGAGGCAATTGCAGGTCTCAAGCGGATGGGAATAAAGCCTTGCGCGTCACTTGGTATGCTTGATAGTGAAAGAGCCGCCGGTCTTGCGAGTGCGGGCTTGTTCCGATACCACCACAACCTCGAGACATCGAGGAGTTTCTTCGACAACATCTGTTCGACCCATGCCTATGACGAGGACATCCACACTGTTGCCGTAGCCCGAAGGGCCGGGCTCTCCGTATGCTCAGGTGGGATCATCGGCCTCGGAGAGAAGATGGAGCACCGTATAGAGCTTGCCCTGACCCTCAAGGAACTCAATGTGGACTCGGTGCCCATAAATATCCTGAACCCCATTGCGGGAACCCCCCTCGAGGGCGTAACACCCCTGACACCCATGGAGATTCTTTTGACGGTTGCGCTCTTTCGATTCATTCTGCCCGACAAGGATATCAAATTGTGCGGCGGAAAGGAAAAGAATCTGAGGCAGCTGCTGCCGCTGGCGATTGTAGCCGGATCGAACTCCCTGATGACGGGCAATTATCTCACGACAACGGGACGAGACAGCCGGGACGATGTGGAGATGATAGAAGACCTGGGATGTGGAATAAGTATGTTCTGA